In the Desulfuromonas sp. DDH964 genome, GCCGCGGCTGACCTGCTCGGAGCCGAGGAACTCGCCGATCTTGCCGTCAAGATGGCGGCGCAGGCCGGCAGAACGTTCCGGGGTGAGGAAGCTCTCGAGGTCGCGGGCGAGGAGTTCGTCCCCCTTGCGTTGCAGATAGCCGCGCAGGGCGGTTTCGAATTCGGCGCTCTCGAGGTAGGCGAAGATCGCCTTCACCGCCTTCCAGCGCAGCAACTCGACCAGCTCGCGGAAGCGGCCGCGGAATTCGGCCGGGATCAGCTCCACCGCCGGGCCGAGGTCGCGATCGAGAAAACTGCCGAGCTTGTCGGCGACCGCCCCCTTGAGCTCGCGGCGGAACGTCTCCTTTTCCAGGGTGCGGCCGACATCGTCGGCGGTCAGCAGATGGCTGCCAACCATCTCGCCCATCTTCTGCGCCAGCTCGCCGCGTTTGGCGGGGATGATGCCGGGAGTGAGCGGCACGCGCAGCCCAAACAGGTGCCAGGGGCGCAGCGGCCGGAAGAGCATGCGAATGGCAATATAGTTGGTCACATAGCCGATGAAGGCGCCGATCAGGGGCGGCAGCAGGATCGGCAGCAACTGCTGGTAGGTCAAAGGGATGACTCCTCTGTAAAAAATTTTGGTAGCGGCGGCCGGGGCTTCCCAATATAACGTCATTCCGACGCCCGGACAAGCTCGGCAAGGGGCTCCTATCTGATATAGTTTAGCTTGACGTCAACGCTTGCCCAACGAGGAGAACCATGACGAACGACGGCCCAGGCGAAGCTGACCGCCTGGTCATCCGCGAGATGACCATCGACGACCTCTCCGAAGTCTTCCATATCGGCGAGGCGGTCTTCACTGCCGAATTCTCCCAGAGTCTCTACCGCACCTGGGACGAGTACGAGATCACCACCCTCTTCAACTCCGACAGCGAGCTCTGCCTGGTCGCCGAGCGGGACGACCGGATCGTCGGCTTCGCGCTGGGCACCACCGTCGAAAAGGCCAAGAGCGCCTGGAAGTACGGCTACCTGGTCTGGCTCGGGGTGCGGCGCGAGGGGCAGCAGGGGAAGGTCGGCCAGAACCTCTTCATCGAGCTCAAGCGGCGCATGCGCGAACAGGGGGTGCGGATGATCCTCATCGACACCGATGCCGACAACGAAGGGGCGATCCGCTTCTTTCGCAAGATGGGGTTCGGCAACGACCAGGAGCACGTCTACATGACCCTTAACCTGAGCCGCAAACGGCGCCGTACGACCAAGGCCAAGGAGAAAAAATCTTGAACGATTGCCAGGACCGGGTCTGGGCCGCCATCGATGCGACCCGCCTGCACCAGACCCTGATTGAAGCCCTCGACATCTATTCTCCTTCGGGGAAGGAGGAGGATATCCAGCTCTTCTTCGAGGAACGCCTGCTCGCGACCGGCTGCCGGCTGATCCGCCAGACGGTCGAGGAGGAGCGCTTCAACCTGCTGGCGACCATGGGCGACGGACCGCCACAGCTGCTGCTGGTCGGCCACGTCGACACCGTGCCGGCCTGGGACTGGGAGGAGTTCGGGGCGGTGGCGGAGGAAGGGATCATCCGCGGCCTCGGCAGCGCCGACATGAAGGGGGGGTGCGTGGCGATGGTCGAGGCCTGGCTGGCGCTGGCGACCCTCCCCGAAAAAGAGCGGCCGCCGGTCGGCCTGCTGCTGGTGGTCGGCGAGGAGGAGAACGGCGACGGCAGCAGCCATTTTCTCGGCGGGGAATGTCCTCCCTGGGTTGTGATCGGCGAGCCGACCGGCCTCACCGCCTGCCTGGCCCACTACGGCTACCTCGAGGCGGGCTTCGTTACCAGCGGCCGGCGCATCCACTCATCACTGCCGGAACTGGGGCACAACGCCGTCGAATCGATGCTGCGGGTCCTG is a window encoding:
- a CDS encoding M20 family metallopeptidase gives rise to the protein MNDCQDRVWAAIDATRLHQTLIEALDIYSPSGKEEDIQLFFEERLLATGCRLIRQTVEEERFNLLATMGDGPPQLLLVGHVDTVPAWDWEEFGAVAEEGIIRGLGSADMKGGCVAMVEAWLALATLPEKERPPVGLLLVVGEEENGDGSSHFLGGECPPWVVIGEPTGLTACLAHYGYLEAGFVTSGRRIHSSLPELGHNAVESMLRVLLHLARDPLFDRTESGVVYSIRELSSSRAGFVVPDRCEAWIDLHLPPAMDPEAVAATIRRQADSARELVPGLDLEVAFDFASRGYDLGPQPQLWDALASIYPGLGLTLRRDAFRSHSDGNLFFAAGVKPLILGPGALETAHTPDEQTSFADVVAAAKIYAALALAVKGAG
- a CDS encoding GNAT family N-acetyltransferase, which encodes MTNDGPGEADRLVIREMTIDDLSEVFHIGEAVFTAEFSQSLYRTWDEYEITTLFNSDSELCLVAERDDRIVGFALGTTVEKAKSAWKYGYLVWLGVRREGQQGKVGQNLFIELKRRMREQGVRMILIDTDADNEGAIRFFRKMGFGNDQEHVYMTLNLSRKRRRTTKAKEKKS